One genomic region from Natrinema sp. DC36 encodes:
- a CDS encoding nucleoside recognition domain-containing protein: MFDSQSWEDDDHVSGETVQRDTKSIDEIDFAEREWTSTLRFLIAFISGAFVFVVPVQWEGQVTIPLDIMMTLIQDASMSAVNVFAFGVIAAGGILTTISELHYRGTITVDERTEELLQLDYWQTSSVFWLFRVLAVFLAIAILFNVGPQWVLIDPIVDTAWGALVITVALVIPIGSIFVNLLAELGGLQFIGTLAQPIMRPAFNLPGRSALDGAASWLGSFSIGYYLTRNVFDRGGYNKREVFAICTCFATANVGTVGAVAALLGLLHLFPIILLLYTIATLIVAAILVRIPPLSTVPEEYIAEPEPEPQFTGTVSDYFWFAFNEGVKTAKEGDSIARTSITGFFDGLKLAGMVVGSVLTMSMAVLLVEEYTALFELLAAPFVPLMSLLGIPDPQTATIGIILGGAEFFIGASFVVEASLTTQVFVVIVTAAQAIFFSAPAPMMVDMFDDIPMRFRDLFLLLVLRTAFLIPIAAALTHAAVAVGLI, from the coding sequence ATGTTTGACAGCCAGAGCTGGGAGGATGACGATCACGTATCTGGTGAGACAGTCCAGCGAGACACAAAATCGATAGACGAGATAGATTTCGCCGAAAGAGAGTGGACATCTACGCTGAGGTTTCTCATCGCGTTTATAAGTGGTGCGTTCGTATTTGTGGTTCCGGTTCAATGGGAGGGTCAAGTCACGATCCCGCTCGATATCATGATGACTCTCATTCAGGATGCATCGATGTCTGCCGTCAACGTGTTCGCGTTCGGGGTGATTGCAGCGGGCGGGATTCTGACGACGATCTCGGAACTTCACTACCGAGGGACGATCACCGTCGATGAACGGACGGAGGAGTTGCTCCAGTTAGATTACTGGCAGACGTCGTCGGTATTCTGGTTGTTCCGTGTTCTTGCTGTCTTTCTCGCGATAGCGATTCTCTTCAATGTCGGACCCCAGTGGGTGCTCATTGATCCGATTGTCGACACTGCTTGGGGAGCACTCGTCATTACGGTTGCCCTCGTGATTCCGATCGGATCGATCTTCGTCAATCTGTTGGCGGAACTCGGCGGCCTTCAGTTCATCGGCACGCTCGCCCAACCGATTATGCGCCCTGCGTTCAACCTCCCTGGTCGGTCGGCCCTAGACGGCGCGGCGTCGTGGCTCGGTTCGTTCAGTATCGGCTACTACCTCACCCGCAATGTCTTCGACCGAGGCGGATATAACAAGCGCGAAGTGTTCGCTATCTGTACCTGCTTCGCGACTGCGAACGTCGGAACGGTAGGGGCAGTCGCTGCACTTCTTGGTCTCCTTCACCTCTTTCCGATTATCCTTCTATTGTATACTATCGCGACCCTCATCGTCGCGGCAATTCTCGTTCGCATTCCTCCGCTCTCAACGGTGCCCGAGGAATACATTGCAGAGCCGGAGCCCGAACCACAGTTCACTGGAACCGTCAGTGATTACTTCTGGTTTGCCTTCAACGAAGGCGTGAAAACGGCGAAAGAGGGCGACTCGATCGCGCGTACGTCGATTACCGGTTTTTTTGACGGACTGAAACTGGCTGGAATGGTCGTCGGATCCGTGTTAACGATGTCGATGGCAGTTCTCCTCGTTGAGGAGTACACTGCCCTCTTCGAGCTTCTCGCCGCACCGTTCGTCCCGTTAATGTCCCTTCTCGGTATTCCGGACCCGCAAACGGCGACGATCGGTATTATTCTCGGCGGTGCAGAGTTCTTCATCGGCGCGTCGTTTGTCGTCGAAGCGAGTCTTACCACACAGGTGTTCGTCGTTATCGTCACGGCCGCCCAGGCGATCTTCTTCTCCGCCCCAGCTCCGATGATGGTCGATATGTTCGACGATATCCCGATGCGATTCCGCGATCTGTTCCTCTTGCTCGTCCTCCGAACCGCGTTCCTAATTCCCATCGCTGCAGCTCTGACCCACGCAGCTGTGGCCGTTGGGCTCATCTGA
- a CDS encoding IclR family transcriptional regulator, protein MSGPSDTDQNLNTVLNAAKVIDAIDELDGATLMELTNHLEMATSTVHDYLHTLETAQYIVKTDGEYQLSLKLFYYGMNAQRSTGIVSTAKPILQNVAKRTGETVWLVVEEYGKSVLIEQATGENSVPMEANVGDRVPIHSIASGKAILAYREEEHVRQIIDQYGLPARTERTITDEETLFDELADVRERGFAVNRQESISGLRSIAAPIQKDDRVLAAISIAGPANRLSDTRIRDEFGPLLLESSNEIELKMKYS, encoded by the coding sequence ATGTCTGGGCCGTCTGATACCGACCAGAATTTGAACACGGTACTGAACGCGGCCAAGGTCATCGACGCGATCGACGAACTGGACGGGGCCACACTGATGGAACTTACGAACCACCTCGAGATGGCGACGAGCACGGTTCACGATTACCTCCACACGCTCGAGACTGCACAGTATATCGTCAAAACGGACGGCGAATACCAGCTCAGCCTTAAACTGTTTTACTACGGGATGAACGCACAGCGATCGACCGGAATCGTATCCACGGCAAAACCTATCCTCCAGAACGTCGCCAAGCGGACGGGAGAAACGGTCTGGCTGGTCGTCGAGGAGTACGGAAAATCGGTGCTTATTGAGCAGGCTACTGGCGAAAACTCCGTTCCTATGGAGGCCAACGTCGGTGATCGAGTTCCGATTCACTCGATCGCGAGCGGCAAAGCGATTCTCGCATATCGAGAGGAGGAGCACGTTCGACAGATCATCGATCAGTACGGACTGCCGGCGCGAACTGAACGGACGATAACGGACGAGGAAACGCTCTTCGACGAACTAGCCGATGTGAGAGAGCGGGGATTCGCGGTCAACAGACAGGAGTCGATTTCCGGTCTCCGTTCGATCGCTGCTCCCATCCAGAAGGACGATCGTGTGCTCGCGGCAATCAGCATCGCCGGGCCTGCCAACCGATTGAGTGATACCCGGATACGTGACGAATTTGGCCCCCTCCTACTGGAGTCTAGCAACGAGATCGAATTGAAGATGAAGTATTCGTAA
- a CDS encoding amidohydrolase family protein — translation MVSSVKRLDRDKEVPDQAFEDYIVDLDFHVNPDEDELLTYVEDDRALDKLTTEFGPTPVMGKWDAAYAIKEGQEGLFTQGRAKYAEDVREACEPIAVDEPIVNAGINNLPLQHHPVLKNAVCQAANDYMLDHFVDEGIYTSMMVPKWDPEYAVEEIERVADEDGIVAAYSWFDPKVPWGNEQFDPVFEALVENDLPLVLHGSLAYWPQHSYVGDDMLTWTEVLGFDWPIHAMVNVVNMIMRGVFDKYPDLDVVIQEGGHWWVPFLRYRMDEFYEMHPEDVQITPRKMDSGDRYLERAPSEYLRDNIYLCTQPFALPRNAGNAENLLEISMASDMFIYSSDWPHQTLDPPTWFYTSRAFDEYTREQILNGNATDILDI, via the coding sequence ATGGTATCATCAGTCAAGAGGCTCGATAGGGATAAGGAGGTTCCGGATCAGGCGTTCGAGGACTACATCGTCGACCTGGACTTCCACGTCAATCCAGATGAAGACGAGCTACTGACGTACGTTGAGGATGACCGTGCGCTGGACAAGCTGACGACGGAGTTCGGTCCGACGCCGGTGATGGGCAAGTGGGATGCAGCCTATGCGATCAAGGAAGGTCAGGAAGGACTGTTCACTCAGGGCCGAGCCAAGTACGCCGAGGACGTTCGTGAGGCTTGCGAGCCCATCGCCGTCGACGAGCCGATCGTCAACGCGGGGATCAATAACCTCCCCCTCCAACACCACCCGGTGTTGAAGAACGCCGTTTGTCAGGCGGCCAATGACTACATGCTCGACCACTTCGTCGACGAAGGGATTTATACCTCGATGATGGTCCCGAAGTGGGACCCCGAGTACGCCGTTGAGGAGATCGAACGCGTTGCGGATGAAGATGGGATCGTCGCGGCCTACTCCTGGTTCGATCCGAAGGTGCCGTGGGGTAACGAGCAGTTCGATCCCGTCTTCGAGGCGCTCGTCGAGAACGATCTCCCGCTGGTGCTTCACGGGTCGCTGGCCTACTGGCCTCAGCACTCTTACGTCGGTGATGATATGTTGACGTGGACGGAGGTGCTCGGTTTCGACTGGCCTATTCACGCAATGGTCAACGTCGTCAACATGATCATGCGCGGTGTCTTCGATAAGTATCCCGATCTCGACGTCGTCATCCAGGAGGGCGGTCACTGGTGGGTGCCGTTCCTCCGCTACCGTATGGACGAGTTCTACGAGATGCATCCCGAAGACGTGCAGATCACGCCTCGAAAGATGGACTCTGGTGACAGATATCTCGAACGCGCGCCCAGCGAGTATCTCCGGGATAACATCTACCTCTGCACGCAACCGTTCGCGTTGCCACGTAACGCCGGGAACGCGGAGAACCTCCTCGAGATCTCGATGGCTAGCGATATGTTCATCTACTCAAGTGATTGGCCTCATCAGACGTTGGACCCGCCGACGTGGTTCTACACGTCGCGTGCGTTCGACGAGTACACGCGTGAACAGATCCTCAACGGGAACGCTACGGACATCCTCGATATCTAG
- a CDS encoding IclR family transcriptional regulator encodes MGNNSRIKSIQTAFELVEGLERLDGARASTLAEHVDKPVSTVHDYLKTLEEIQYVTKQDNVYRPGTRFLEIGEAERMKRPLYRVAEPELASLAEETGELASLMIEEHGNGVLLDIKKGEDAIQLHTYPGVRMPLHTSALGKSILAHLPDDHVDEIIDEHGLPAMTKNTVTSRDELEEQFADAREQGYVIDRGERIDGVICLAAPILSRQDRVLGAICVCSPASRIDNDDDLERIKDAVMRTANMIQVNLNYSGTR; translated from the coding sequence ATGGGTAACAATAGCCGAATAAAATCCATCCAAACGGCCTTTGAGTTGGTTGAGGGACTCGAACGTCTTGATGGGGCACGTGCCTCGACACTCGCCGAGCACGTTGATAAGCCCGTTAGTACCGTTCACGACTATCTCAAAACGCTGGAGGAGATACAGTACGTGACGAAGCAGGACAACGTGTACCGACCGGGAACGCGGTTCTTGGAGATCGGCGAAGCGGAACGGATGAAGCGACCGCTCTATCGCGTCGCCGAACCCGAACTCGCCTCACTCGCCGAGGAGACCGGCGAACTGGCCTCGCTAATGATTGAGGAGCACGGGAACGGCGTCCTCCTCGACATCAAGAAGGGGGAAGACGCGATTCAGCTCCACACCTATCCGGGCGTTCGGATGCCCCTGCACACGTCCGCGCTGGGGAAATCGATCCTCGCCCACCTCCCCGACGATCACGTCGACGAAATCATCGACGAACACGGACTCCCCGCCATGACGAAAAACACGGTGACGTCTCGCGACGAACTGGAGGAACAGTTCGCCGATGCTCGAGAGCAGGGCTACGTGATCGATCGCGGTGAACGGATCGACGGCGTCATCTGTCTCGCGGCTCCGATCCTCAGCCGACAGGACCGCGTTCTGGGCGCGATCTGTGTCTGTAGTCCCGCCAGCCGTATCGACAACGACGACGATCTAGAACGGATCAAAGACGCCGTCATGCGGACGGCGAACATGATTCAGGTGAACCTCAACTACTCCGGTACACGATAG
- a CDS encoding aspartate/glutamate racemase family protein yields MTDDFRIGLIVPSSNVTMETEIPAMLNARPDHYGEEFTFHSSRMRMQSVTQEELEQMDEQSERCATLLSDARCDVLAYACLIGVMAQGPGYHEESEAMLHQRTVENDGDAPVVTSAGALVRALERLEAERVALIAPYVEELTRTMIDYFESAGVDVIDYETLECPDNLEVAQLDQRNLMNIAADLDTDGADALILSSCVQMPSLNSIQAAEDKFGVPVFSAATATTYEILDNLGLSTQVPGAGRLLFGDVDFSTR; encoded by the coding sequence ATGACGGATGACTTTCGCATCGGTTTGATAGTACCAAGTTCGAACGTCACCATGGAAACGGAAATCCCGGCAATGCTGAATGCTCGTCCAGACCACTATGGCGAGGAGTTCACCTTCCACTCCAGTCGAATGCGGATGCAAAGCGTCACCCAAGAGGAACTCGAGCAGATGGACGAGCAATCAGAACGCTGCGCGACCCTGCTCTCCGACGCCCGCTGCGATGTCCTCGCGTACGCATGTCTCATCGGAGTTATGGCACAAGGGCCGGGTTACCATGAGGAGAGCGAGGCGATGCTCCACCAGCGAACTGTTGAGAACGACGGCGATGCGCCTGTCGTGACCAGCGCCGGCGCGCTCGTCCGCGCGCTCGAGCGACTGGAAGCCGAGAGAGTTGCCCTGATCGCACCGTATGTAGAGGAACTCACCCGAACGATGATCGATTACTTCGAGAGCGCGGGTGTCGACGTGATAGACTACGAGACGCTCGAGTGTCCTGATAACCTAGAGGTCGCTCAACTCGATCAGCGAAATCTCATGAATATCGCTGCCGACCTCGATACCGACGGTGCTGACGCACTGATTCTCTCGTCGTGCGTCCAGATGCCGTCTCTGAACTCGATTCAGGCCGCAGAGGACAAGTTCGGAGTGCCCGTGTTCTCTGCGGCAACTGCGACGACATACGAAATCCTCGACAATCTCGGTCTCAGCACACAGGTTCCCGGGGCGGGACGGCTCCTGTTCGGCGACGTCGACTTCAGTACCCGCTAA
- a CDS encoding archaea-specific SMC-related protein, with product MASSTEEKVQEIPEGATLSVSNIGGIDETEVSFQEGVTILSGRNATNRTSLLQGIMAALGSDQVSLKADSDEGNATLEFGDNIYRRRLERRAGAITTEGDPYLEDPELADLFAFLLESNEARRAVRSGDDLRELIMRPVDTAAIKSEIERYEQRKRELDEQLEELASLKDRLPDLEAKRTRLTDKIETLQDELETARTDLEEANVDVEQRREEKSKLETKLEELRETRSELERIRDRIGTERESIEALEEEQGEMRDRLQSLSTEGEEDIGRLEAEIETLQEEKTDLSDEISQLQSTIQFNEQLLDEPDSILADDDRTDDGPVTNQLTNDSETVTCWTCGSSVAREQIETTIEQLRTARQERLEERSEINAELEGRRDTLSTINENRAEYQQTQQRLKSITDEIERRSDRIDELTDDREALTVEIDELEDEVNNLETEEYSGILDQHKEVNQLEFKLERKERERDEIEDKIATIEERLGERDELEARREDITDELTDLRTRINQIEADAVEAFNEHMENLRETLGYDNLDRIWIDRTSREVREGRRKVSKSSFDLKIVRTTDEGAAYEDTIDHLSESEREVTGLVFALAGYLVHDVYETVPFMLLDSLEAIDSERIAALVEYFHSYVPYLVVALLDEDAQAIDEDHALLTEI from the coding sequence ATGGCAAGTAGCACAGAAGAGAAGGTGCAAGAAATTCCTGAAGGAGCGACGCTTTCTGTCAGTAATATCGGTGGTATCGACGAGACAGAAGTCTCTTTCCAAGAAGGGGTAACGATTCTCTCTGGACGGAATGCGACCAACCGGACGTCGCTGCTACAGGGAATCATGGCAGCACTCGGAAGCGATCAGGTGAGTCTCAAAGCAGACTCCGACGAGGGGAACGCGACGCTCGAATTCGGCGACAACATCTATCGGCGTCGGCTCGAACGGCGAGCCGGAGCGATCACCACCGAAGGCGACCCCTACCTCGAGGATCCGGAACTCGCGGACCTGTTCGCGTTTCTGCTCGAGTCCAACGAAGCGCGCCGGGCTGTCAGGAGTGGTGACGACCTCCGCGAGTTAATCATGCGTCCAGTCGACACGGCGGCGATCAAGTCCGAAATTGAACGGTACGAGCAGCGAAAGCGAGAGCTCGACGAACAACTCGAGGAGCTGGCGTCGTTGAAAGACCGCCTGCCTGACCTCGAGGCCAAGCGGACGCGACTCACCGACAAGATTGAGACGCTACAGGACGAACTCGAAACGGCTCGAACGGATCTCGAAGAAGCAAACGTCGACGTCGAACAGCGACGGGAAGAGAAATCGAAGCTCGAGACGAAACTCGAAGAGCTACGCGAGACGCGATCGGAACTCGAACGGATCCGCGATCGAATCGGGACCGAACGCGAAAGTATCGAGGCACTGGAGGAAGAACAGGGCGAGATGCGAGACCGGCTCCAGTCTCTCTCGACCGAGGGCGAAGAGGATATCGGTCGTCTCGAAGCCGAGATTGAGACGCTGCAGGAGGAGAAAACGGACCTTTCCGACGAAATCTCACAGCTCCAGAGCACGATCCAGTTTAACGAGCAACTCCTCGACGAACCCGACTCCATCCTCGCAGACGATGACCGAACCGACGACGGACCAGTAACTAATCAGTTAACCAATGATTCCGAGACGGTTACGTGCTGGACCTGCGGCTCGTCGGTCGCCCGCGAACAGATCGAGACGACGATCGAGCAACTCCGAACCGCACGACAGGAGCGACTCGAAGAGCGATCCGAGATCAATGCCGAACTCGAGGGCCGGCGGGACACGCTCTCGACGATCAACGAAAATCGAGCCGAATACCAACAGACTCAGCAACGCCTCAAGTCAATCACTGACGAGATTGAGCGCCGGAGCGACCGAATCGACGAACTCACTGACGACCGCGAAGCGCTTACCGTCGAAATCGACGAACTTGAGGACGAAGTCAATAACCTCGAAACTGAGGAGTATAGCGGCATCCTCGACCAGCATAAGGAGGTCAATCAGCTCGAGTTCAAACTCGAACGCAAGGAACGAGAGCGCGATGAGATCGAAGACAAAATCGCCACGATCGAGGAGCGTCTCGGCGAGCGAGACGAACTCGAAGCGCGTCGTGAGGACATCACGGACGAACTGACGGATCTCCGGACCCGGATCAATCAGATCGAAGCTGATGCGGTCGAGGCGTTCAACGAACATATGGAGAATCTGCGTGAGACGCTCGGATACGACAACCTTGACCGGATCTGGATCGATCGGACTAGTCGCGAGGTCCGCGAGGGGCGTCGGAAAGTTTCGAAGTCGTCGTTCGATCTCAAGATCGTCCGCACTACCGACGAGGGTGCAGCCTACGAAGACACGATCGACCACCTGAGCGAAAGCGAACGAGAAGTGACTGGACTCGTATTCGCGTTAGCCGGCTATCTCGTCCATGACGTGTACGAGACGGTCCCGTTCATGCTGCTCGACTCCCTCGAGGCGATCGATTCCGAACGGATCGCGGCGCTCGTCGAGTACTTCCACTCGTACGTTCCATATCTCGTCGTGGCGCTGTTAGACGAAGACGCGCAGGCCATCGATGAGGATCACGCCCTCCTCACGGAAATCTAA
- a CDS encoding Rieske 2Fe-2S domain-containing protein → MVDTDNFTKVAEVGDIPKGEGEGFDVNGIEIAVFNTGDDYYAISNRCSHQRAPLCNAGDRKINAEDTWTEERGGVDTEACTVSCPWHLWEWDLETGEHEASGQRIGTFDCVVDDDDILVRI, encoded by the coding sequence ATGGTTGACACTGACAACTTCACGAAGGTTGCAGAGGTCGGCGACATCCCGAAAGGAGAGGGCGAGGGATTCGATGTCAACGGGATCGAGATCGCCGTGTTCAACACCGGTGACGACTACTACGCGATCAGTAACCGGTGTTCCCATCAACGCGCACCGCTCTGTAATGCGGGCGATCGGAAGATCAACGCCGAAGACACGTGGACCGAAGAACGCGGCGGCGTCGATACCGAGGCCTGTACGGTCTCCTGTCCGTGGCATCTCTGGGAGTGGGACCTTGAAACGGGCGAGCATGAGGCCTCGGGCCAGCGCATCGGGACGTTTGATTGCGTAGTCGACGATGATGATATACTTGTTCGCATTTAA
- a CDS encoding IclR family transcriptional regulator has protein sequence MGNSPNRRVKTTDTLFKIIATLQSMDGASLAELTNELEFAKSTIHGHLATLESNEYVVRIDNVYELSLKFLEHGMFVKNNRPITRVGNPILEDLADETGEVAWLIVEEHGKAVYLDKTMGEKAVQTHASVGGRARLHHLATGKLILAYLSDERVEEIIDRHGLPELTPHTITDRDELQAELKRIRDDGIALNDKETIDGLRAIGAPVLGENTIHGAICVSGPANRLTTKRCHDEIKPLLLEATNELELKLQYPQN, from the coding sequence ATGGGTAACAGTCCCAATCGCCGGGTCAAAACAACCGACACGCTGTTCAAGATAATCGCTACGTTACAGTCGATGGACGGTGCGTCACTGGCGGAGCTAACCAATGAACTCGAGTTTGCGAAGAGTACGATACACGGTCATCTCGCTACGCTAGAGAGTAACGAGTACGTAGTCCGAATCGACAACGTCTACGAGCTCAGTCTCAAGTTTCTCGAGCATGGAATGTTCGTCAAGAACAACCGCCCTATCACCCGCGTGGGGAATCCCATTCTTGAGGATCTGGCCGACGAAACAGGTGAAGTCGCGTGGCTTATTGTCGAAGAACATGGGAAGGCGGTGTACCTCGACAAGACAATGGGTGAAAAGGCCGTACAGACGCACGCGAGTGTCGGTGGTCGAGCGCGGTTACATCACCTCGCAACTGGGAAGCTCATCCTGGCGTATCTCTCCGATGAGCGTGTCGAGGAGATCATCGATCGACACGGGTTACCCGAACTGACACCCCACACGATCACCGATCGTGACGAACTGCAGGCCGAACTCAAGCGAATCCGCGATGACGGTATCGCGCTCAACGACAAGGAGACCATAGACGGTCTGCGAGCGATTGGTGCGCCGGTATTGGGAGAGAACACGATCCACGGTGCGATCTGCGTCTCCGGCCCCGCCAACCGACTCACCACCAAGCGCTGTCACGACGAGATCAAACCGTTGTTGCTCGAGGCCACGAACGAACTCGAGCTAAAGTTGCAATATCCGCAAAACTGA
- the rdfA gene encoding rod-determining factor RdfA, which produces MTEPQPKKTETTCGCKLGRVAAKYDLADLDETLVGDWTGDGDERRSTRELATYVNQQILKIALTNADIPPKEGEIENMYRLLTSDDVTSGTRIEIRNELERDGVPIEAVESDFVSHQTVYNHLTKCLEASIETPNDEERLERSEEKLGALKNRTAAVTTDTVEQLDRKGILEIGKFNVNVSVTVTCEDCFREYTVRDLLDQRACNCQEPGSAEI; this is translated from the coding sequence GTGACCGAACCCCAACCCAAGAAAACAGAAACGACATGCGGCTGTAAGCTCGGCCGAGTCGCCGCGAAGTACGACTTAGCCGATCTCGACGAGACGCTAGTCGGGGACTGGACTGGCGACGGCGATGAACGACGCAGCACGCGCGAACTCGCAACGTACGTGAACCAACAAATATTGAAGATAGCGCTTACGAACGCGGATATCCCGCCCAAAGAGGGGGAGATCGAAAACATGTACAGATTGCTCACGAGCGACGATGTCACCAGCGGAACGCGCATCGAGATAAGAAACGAACTCGAGCGCGACGGCGTCCCGATCGAAGCAGTCGAATCCGACTTCGTCTCCCATCAGACGGTCTACAACCATCTGACTAAGTGTCTCGAGGCGTCAATCGAAACTCCCAATGATGAGGAACGACTCGAGCGAAGCGAGGAGAAACTGGGTGCGCTCAAAAACAGAACGGCGGCAGTCACCACGGACACGGTCGAACAACTGGATCGCAAGGGGATTCTCGAAATCGGTAAATTCAACGTAAACGTCTCCGTGACAGTGACCTGTGAGGACTGCTTCCGGGAATACACAGTTAGAGACTTGCTTGACCAACGGGCCTGTAATTGTCAAGAGCCGGGCAGCGCTGAGATCTAA
- a CDS encoding APC family permease, with protein sequence MSQIEETKIGFLASVAAAIGISIGGGVWVTPVVAGSMAGPTIILLGVLAAIPIFLSFPAYFTLIKGWPTSAGHYFYPSRLLLPENKSVGQLIGWLAVWMMTSLGAVAIIQYILIPGAEIIHSVAPIVSTHSLVLLLITFSFTVVWFGLRMIGWIEIVLSALLLISIAAVVLPGFGAVNPDNLSPLTPPSVGGAVAAFALLYSIAAASFYTVDFGGGVKDAEERVTQSITIAATANITIAILIGVVSVGIVSYTQLSNETLAFVALQYLPSELLVVVGFGAVLAGVTSNIVFIMIMNRYVKATASDGLIPDIFGKTNKYGEPMNFLVLLYVITIATTFLNIPLSVLATCLTLAFLTTFSIGPLIGIRLPSQFPDFFEKDALQSSRYLTPTLVRYTSIGAIGINTVSFAFVSFQTPLAFAVYLGLITIGTVLYGIRRKQADITPDPSAVPTAD encoded by the coding sequence ATGAGTCAGATAGAAGAAACGAAGATCGGGTTCCTCGCAAGCGTCGCTGCCGCAATCGGTATCAGTATCGGTGGAGGAGTATGGGTAACCCCCGTCGTGGCCGGCTCGATGGCCGGACCGACGATCATCCTCTTGGGCGTCTTGGCCGCGATCCCCATCTTTCTCTCCTTCCCTGCTTACTTCACCTTGATCAAGGGATGGCCGACGTCAGCTGGACACTACTTCTATCCGTCTCGGCTCTTGCTACCTGAAAACAAGTCGGTGGGTCAGTTGATTGGTTGGTTAGCGGTATGGATGATGACGAGCCTCGGTGCCGTCGCGATCATTCAGTACATTCTGATCCCAGGTGCAGAGATAATCCACTCGGTCGCCCCGATAGTCAGCACGCATTCACTTGTTTTACTTCTGATTACGTTTTCGTTCACTGTCGTCTGGTTCGGTCTCCGGATGATCGGTTGGATCGAAATTGTTCTCTCCGCGTTGCTGCTGATCTCGATCGCGGCGGTCGTCCTTCCTGGATTCGGAGCCGTCAATCCAGACAACCTATCGCCCCTGACGCCACCGAGCGTCGGTGGTGCAGTTGCGGCGTTCGCGTTACTATACAGTATCGCAGCGGCCTCCTTTTACACGGTAGATTTCGGTGGTGGAGTAAAGGATGCCGAAGAGAGAGTCACGCAGTCGATTACCATCGCTGCGACAGCGAATATTACCATTGCCATCTTGATCGGAGTCGTCAGCGTTGGTATCGTCTCGTACACGCAACTCAGCAATGAGACACTCGCTTTCGTGGCGCTCCAATATTTGCCGTCGGAATTACTCGTCGTCGTCGGGTTCGGTGCAGTACTGGCCGGTGTTACGTCCAATATTGTCTTTATCATGATCATGAACCGATACGTAAAGGCGACGGCGTCAGACGGCCTCATTCCGGATATATTCGGAAAGACCAACAAATACGGAGAGCCGATGAACTTCCTCGTGTTACTGTACGTGATTACGATCGCGACCACCTTTTTGAATATCCCCCTTAGCGTCCTAGCTACCTGCCTCACGCTCGCGTTCCTGACGACGTTTAGCATCGGCCCACTGATCGGTATTCGACTCCCCTCTCAATTTCCGGACTTCTTTGAGAAGGACGCGTTACAGTCATCCCGGTACCTGACCCCAACTCTCGTACGGTACACGTCGATTGGAGCGATCGGGATTAATACTGTCTCGTTCGCGTTCGTTTCCTTCCAGACGCCGTTGGCGTTCGCCGTCTACCTCGGACTGATCACTATCGGGACCGTTCTCTATGGCATTCGGCGGAAACAAGCGGATATCACCCCCGATCCGAGCGCTGTCCCTACCGCTGATTGA